Genomic segment of Gammaproteobacteria bacterium:
GGCCGCGTAGTGCCAAGCACGCGCCGGCCTGGCCAGCGCCATGGGCGCCAGCATCACGTCCGGCGGAACGGGGAAAAACGATGACTCGGAAAAGCTCAACCCCGCCAGATACCAGGGGGCGTGGCGATGTTCCGACCATTTCATCACCCGCTCGTACAACGCCGAAAAAACCCGCATTATTCTCCTCCGCTGCGCATGGGCACGAAGCTCACCGCCTCTAATATGTCACGTTCATATCCCTCGGCCGTGCGGGTGTACACTTCCAGCCGCTGCTGCCCCGATTGGCCCACCGGGATAATCAGCCGCCCGCCGGGCACCAACTGCTCCAGCAAAGGCGCGGGCACGCATTCAGGAGCGGCGGTGGCTAAAATGGCGTCGAAGGGCGCCTGCTCCGGCCACCCCTGGGTGCCGTCACCGTGGCGGATCCGGATGTTGCGCAGTCGCAGGCTGTGGAAGCGCCGGCGGGCCTGGGCCACCAACTCCGCCAGGCGCTCCACCGTGTACACCTCCGGCAGGAGCTGGGCAAGTATGGCGCACTGATAACCTGAACCCGTGCCAATTTCCAGCACCCGCC
This window contains:
- a CDS encoding protein-L-isoaspartate(D-aspartate) O-methyltransferase gives rise to the protein MSHWRGIGFTSQRARDRLVLGLRDAGICNEAVLEVMRVTPRHLFVDEALASRAYDNIALPIGLGQTISQPYTVARMTQSLLEGGPARRVLEIGTGSGYQCAILAQLLPEVYTVERLAELVAQARRRFHSLRLRNIRIRHGDGTQGWPEQAPFDAILATAAPECVPAPLLEQLVPGGRLIIPVGQSGQQRLEVYTRTAEGYERDILEAVSFVPMRSGGE